A genome region from Methylorubrum populi includes the following:
- the gltA gene encoding citrate synthase translates to MSASASTIIVGDNHVELPIKTGTIGPDVVDIGKLYAKTGKFTFDPGFTSTASCESKITYIDGDEGVLLYRGYPIEQLAEQGDFLETAYLMLFGELPSSAQKADFDYRVTRHTMVHDQMNRFFQGFRRDAHPMAVMVACVGALSAFYHDSTDISDEQQRMIASLRMIAKMPTLAAMAYKYTIGQPFVYPKNDLDYTSNFLRMCFAVPCEEYVVNPIYARALDKIFILHADHEQNASTSTVRLAGSSGANPFACIAAGIACLWGPAHGGANEAALKMLMEIGQPENVQKYVAKAKDKNDPFRLMGFGHRVYKNYDPRARIMQKTTHEVLNELGLKDDLLEVAVQLEKIALEDEYFIEKKLYPNIDFYSGITLKALGFPTSMFTVLFALARTVGWIAQWAEMIEDPSQKIGRPRQLYVGPDRRDYVPIGQRS, encoded by the coding sequence ATGAGCGCTTCCGCCAGCACCATCATCGTGGGCGACAACCACGTCGAACTGCCCATCAAGACCGGAACGATCGGCCCCGACGTGGTCGATATCGGCAAGCTCTACGCGAAGACCGGCAAGTTCACCTTCGATCCCGGCTTCACCTCGACCGCCTCCTGCGAGTCGAAGATCACCTACATCGACGGCGACGAGGGCGTGCTGCTCTATCGCGGCTACCCGATCGAGCAGCTCGCCGAGCAGGGCGACTTCCTCGAAACCGCCTACCTGATGCTGTTCGGCGAGTTGCCGTCCTCCGCGCAGAAGGCGGATTTCGACTACCGGGTCACGCGCCACACCATGGTGCACGACCAGATGAACCGCTTCTTCCAGGGATTCCGCCGCGACGCCCACCCGATGGCGGTGATGGTGGCCTGCGTCGGCGCGCTCTCGGCCTTCTACCACGATTCGACCGACATCTCGGACGAGCAGCAGCGGATGATCGCGTCTCTCCGCATGATCGCGAAGATGCCGACGCTGGCGGCGATGGCCTACAAATACACGATCGGGCAGCCGTTCGTGTATCCGAAGAACGATCTCGATTACACCTCGAACTTCCTGCGGATGTGTTTCGCGGTGCCGTGCGAGGAATATGTCGTCAACCCGATCTACGCCCGCGCGCTCGACAAGATCTTCATCCTGCACGCCGACCACGAGCAGAACGCCTCGACCTCGACCGTGCGGCTCGCCGGCTCCTCGGGCGCCAACCCCTTCGCCTGCATCGCCGCCGGCATCGCCTGCCTGTGGGGGCCGGCCCATGGCGGCGCCAACGAGGCGGCGCTGAAGATGCTGATGGAGATCGGCCAACCCGAGAACGTGCAGAAATACGTCGCCAAGGCGAAGGACAAGAACGATCCCTTCCGCCTGATGGGCTTCGGCCACCGGGTCTACAAGAACTACGACCCGCGCGCGCGCATCATGCAGAAGACCACCCACGAGGTGCTGAACGAGCTCGGGCTGAAGGACGACCTCTTGGAGGTCGCGGTGCAGCTCGAGAAGATCGCCCTCGAAGACGAGTACTTCATCGAGAAGAAGCTCTACCCGAACATCGATTTCTACTCGGGCATCACGCTCAAGGCGCTCGGCTTCCCGACCTCGATGTTCACGGTGCTGTTCGCGCTCGCCCGCACCGTCGGCTGGATCGCCCAGTGGGCCGAGATGATCGAGGACCCGTCCCAGAAGATCGGCCGCCCGCGCCAGCTCTATGTCGGCCCGGACCGGCGCGACTACGTGCCGATCGGCCAGCGGAGCTGA
- the gltX gene encoding glutamate--tRNA ligase has product MSSPVVTRFAPSPTGFLHIGGARTALFNWLYARRFGGRMLLRIEDTDRERSTQGAIDAILDGMRWLGLDWDGEVIYQFARAERHRAVAESLLASGNAYRCYASAEELAQMRERARAEGRAPRYDGRWRDRDPSQAPAGVKPAIRLRAPTEGETVVEDAVQGRVTWANRDLDDLVLLRSDGTPTYMLAVVVDDHDMGVTQVIRGDDHLTNAARQSQIYRALDWDVPAMAHIPLIHGADGAKLSKRHGALGVEEYRDRGYLPAALRNYLVRLGWSHGDQEVFSAEEMVAAFDLKAIGRSAARFDFTKLESLNGLYIRGSADSVLVDAIERILPARGPERGLPTALTPALRDKLMAAMPGLKERAKTLVELLDSAYYLYAPRPLALDVKAESLLAGEAPQRLRALLSALEALPAWSAAATEAAVRGFAESEGVKLGQVAQPLRAALTGRATSPPVFDVMAVLGRDEALARLRDRIPA; this is encoded by the coding sequence ATGTCGTCACCGGTCGTCACGCGCTTCGCGCCCTCGCCCACGGGCTTCCTGCATATCGGGGGGGCACGCACGGCGTTGTTCAACTGGCTCTACGCCCGCCGCTTCGGCGGCCGGATGCTGCTGCGCATCGAGGACACCGACCGCGAGCGCTCGACGCAAGGCGCCATCGACGCGATCCTCGACGGGATGCGCTGGCTCGGCCTCGATTGGGACGGGGAGGTGATCTACCAGTTCGCCCGCGCCGAGCGGCACCGGGCGGTGGCCGAGAGCCTGCTCGCGTCGGGCAACGCCTACCGCTGCTACGCCAGCGCCGAGGAGCTGGCGCAGATGCGCGAGAGAGCCCGCGCCGAGGGCCGCGCCCCGCGCTACGACGGCCGCTGGCGCGACCGCGACCCGTCGCAGGCGCCGGCGGGCGTCAAGCCGGCGATCCGCCTGCGCGCCCCGACCGAGGGCGAGACCGTGGTCGAGGACGCGGTGCAGGGTCGCGTCACCTGGGCCAACCGCGACCTCGACGACCTCGTGCTGCTGCGCTCCGACGGCACGCCGACCTACATGCTCGCCGTCGTGGTGGACGACCACGACATGGGCGTGACGCAGGTGATCCGCGGCGACGACCATCTCACCAACGCCGCCCGCCAGAGCCAGATCTACCGGGCGCTGGACTGGGACGTGCCGGCCATGGCGCACATCCCGCTCATCCACGGGGCGGACGGCGCCAAGCTGTCGAAGCGCCACGGCGCCCTCGGGGTCGAGGAGTACCGCGACCGCGGCTACCTGCCGGCCGCTTTGCGCAACTACCTCGTGCGCCTCGGCTGGAGCCACGGCGATCAGGAGGTGTTCTCGGCCGAGGAGATGGTCGCGGCCTTCGACCTGAAGGCGATCGGCCGCTCGGCGGCGCGGTTCGATTTCACCAAGCTGGAGAGCCTCAACGGGCTCTACATCCGCGGCAGCGCCGATTCGGTGCTGGTGGACGCGATCGAGCGGATCCTGCCGGCCCGCGGCCCCGAGCGCGGCTTGCCGACCGCGCTGACGCCGGCCCTGCGGGACAAGCTCATGGCGGCGATGCCCGGCCTGAAGGAGCGCGCCAAGACCCTCGTCGAACTCCTCGACAGCGCCTACTACCTCTACGCCCCGCGTCCCCTGGCTCTCGACGTCAAGGCCGAGAGCCTGCTCGCGGGCGAGGCGCCCCAGCGGCTGCGCGCCCTTCTGTCGGCGCTGGAGGCCCTGCCGGCGTGGAGCGCGGCGGCGACGGAGGCCGCCGTGCGCGGTTTCGCCGAGAGCGAGGGCGTGAAGCTCGGTCAGGTCGCCCAGCCGCTCCGGGCGGCGCTGACCGGCCGCGCCACCTCGCCGCCGGTCTTCGACGTGATGGCGGTGCTCGGCCGCGACGAGGCGCTGGCGCGGCTGCGGGATCGGATCCCGGCCTGA